A stretch of Thermococcus bergensis DNA encodes these proteins:
- a CDS encoding TMEM165/GDT1 family protein has translation MKEVLYIFAAIFLAELGDKTQLATIAFASKYGWAKAFLGAILGLASVNLIGAVLGDKIGDALPVEVIHKGAGILFILFGVLMLLGKL, from the coding sequence GTGAAGGAAGTTCTTTATATTTTTGCCGCGATATTCCTTGCAGAACTAGGAGACAAGACTCAGCTAGCAACAATCGCCTTTGCTTCCAAATACGGTTGGGCAAAAGCATTTCTGGGAGCAATTCTTGGTTTAGCTTCGGTCAATTTGATTGGGGCTGTTTTGGGAGACAAAATAGGTGATGCTTTGCCAGTTGAAGTTATTCACAAAGGGGCCGGTATTTTGTTCATACTATTTGGTGTGCTGATGTTGCTTGGAAAGCTGTGA
- a CDS encoding MFS transporter, with protein MKHWRSVILDTLVMTAGFGTLSMMSVAKPDIISHFGISAEAYDFQHVAYVFGLFIAFLLGHTKLYEGSFKRSVALALSFAAIPQALIPYVGNWYLVVFLRFIQGFVVSLVPLFSTQIANYFVAERPFAKGIILSGIFWGGVFGSISAKYLVSALGWKTAFLVTVAIMYAVLLIWWLLTEDFEIVHKKEGEEEINIWKMKFTWVLGFTFFPALWVIFTIAGFSASMGYEAGWSKDQVAALSTNLNISKALWSIVMGFVGFQLSKKNPSPRGLFKAIVQVMILSYAVAFVGLGIYSKAMLEGNYSLALASVWLIGALQGTGPAFWTSAPATYPKSIYPRASFALGLISNSANAVAPSITEALARHSEALALAELMLMPVLGILTLIAVSRMKLPVEELGDEA; from the coding sequence ATGAAACACTGGAGATCAGTCATATTGGACACGTTGGTAATGACAGCGGGCTTTGGAACTCTAAGCATGATGAGTGTTGCAAAGCCGGATATAATTTCTCACTTCGGAATAAGTGCTGAGGCTTATGATTTCCAGCACGTGGCATATGTATTCGGTCTCTTTATAGCATTCTTGCTTGGACACACGAAGCTCTACGAAGGGAGTTTTAAGAGAAGCGTTGCCCTGGCTCTCAGTTTCGCCGCAATACCTCAAGCTCTGATCCCCTATGTGGGGAACTGGTATCTGGTTGTCTTTCTCAGGTTTATCCAGGGTTTTGTCGTGAGCTTGGTTCCCCTATTCAGCACCCAGATAGCCAATTACTTTGTTGCAGAAAGGCCGTTTGCTAAGGGTATTATTCTCTCAGGTATATTCTGGGGGGGCGTTTTTGGCTCAATAAGCGCCAAATACCTGGTAAGCGCCTTGGGATGGAAGACTGCCTTCTTGGTAACGGTTGCCATAATGTATGCCGTCCTTCTAATATGGTGGCTCCTCACAGAGGACTTTGAAATAGTTCATAAAAAAGAAGGGGAAGAAGAGATAAACATCTGGAAGATGAAGTTTACATGGGTGCTTGGATTCACTTTCTTCCCAGCTCTGTGGGTCATCTTCACAATAGCGGGGTTTTCAGCCTCCATGGGATACGAAGCAGGCTGGAGCAAGGATCAGGTGGCCGCTCTAAGCACGAACCTCAACATATCAAAAGCTCTCTGGTCAATAGTTATGGGATTCGTTGGTTTCCAGCTTTCCAAGAAAAACCCAAGTCCAAGGGGACTCTTTAAGGCTATTGTTCAGGTCATGATACTCTCATACGCAGTGGCTTTTGTTGGATTGGGTATTTATTCCAAGGCAATGCTCGAAGGGAACTATTCACTTGCTTTAGCCTCAGTATGGCTGATTGGTGCTCTTCAGGGTACGGGGCCAGCATTTTGGACCTCAGCCCCAGCAACCTACCCCAAGAGCATCTACCCCCGGGCCTCTTTTGCCCTAGGATTGATTTCCAACTCAGCAAACGCAGTCGCTCCGTCTATCACAGAAGCCCTTGCAAGGCATAGTGAAGCGCTGGCACTTGCGGAGCTTATGCTTATGCCGGTACTGGGAATATTAACTTTAATTGCAGTGTCCAGAATGAAGTTGCCTGTGGAGGAGCTTGGAGATGAGGCTTAA
- the rlmD gene encoding 23S rRNA (uracil(1939)-C(5))-methyltransferase RlmD, which translates to MKGKGYITKMSSDGYGVLKLVRDVYVPYAVIGDFVEVRKTFRRFGRLIAEDFTVLEESPLRQNPRCPYFGRCGGCFWQHIKYKEQLNLKMKIFEETTGVEAPIKGSPKLWGFRNVSNFIVSTKGAGFKRRDSQHIVSINQCPVFSNHTPEFISALKHFMIEENLSPWDPKKKSGDIHYLSVRESKFTGEIMVNVIAHLEKAPQSFSDYFDFADSLYWSFKEDPKDDPKGIPKLVSGSPFIKERIDGITYLIHPNSFFQTNSYALSILLKAVLNFVEGENVLDLYSGVGTFGVFLAKEGIKVKGVEINPFAVEMANKNAEINGVEATFLVGDAESFPIGDYDTVVVDPPRKGLKDGVKTLKREKPENIVYVSCNPQAFSKDYSHLKEIYKVEDAILVDMFPHTPHVEAVIKLKRC; encoded by the coding sequence ATGAAAGGAAAAGGATACATAACAAAAATGAGTTCTGATGGTTACGGAGTGTTAAAGCTGGTTAGAGATGTTTATGTCCCCTACGCTGTCATTGGAGATTTTGTGGAGGTCAGAAAAACGTTCAGGAGGTTTGGACGTTTAATTGCGGAAGACTTCACTGTCCTCGAGGAGTCACCGTTGAGACAAAATCCCAGGTGTCCATATTTCGGAAGGTGCGGAGGCTGTTTTTGGCAGCACATAAAGTACAAAGAACAGCTAAACCTTAAAATGAAAATATTTGAGGAAACAACTGGAGTCGAAGCTCCAATAAAGGGTTCCCCGAAACTCTGGGGCTTTAGGAACGTAAGCAACTTTATTGTCTCGACAAAGGGCGCTGGATTCAAACGGAGGGATTCCCAGCATATTGTGAGTATCAATCAGTGCCCAGTTTTTTCAAACCACACTCCGGAGTTCATAAGTGCTTTGAAGCATTTCATGATTGAAGAAAACCTTTCTCCGTGGGATCCAAAAAAGAAAAGCGGTGATATTCACTACCTTTCTGTTAGAGAAAGTAAATTCACCGGAGAAATCATGGTTAACGTCATTGCCCACCTTGAAAAAGCCCCACAAAGCTTTTCGGATTATTTTGACTTTGCAGATTCTCTCTACTGGAGCTTCAAAGAGGATCCTAAAGACGACCCTAAAGGCATACCAAAACTTGTAAGCGGTTCTCCGTTCATAAAGGAAAGAATTGATGGCATTACTTACTTGATACATCCAAACAGCTTTTTCCAGACAAATTCTTATGCCCTTTCTATTCTCTTGAAGGCAGTTTTAAATTTTGTCGAGGGGGAGAATGTTCTTGACCTTTATTCCGGTGTGGGAACCTTTGGAGTGTTTTTAGCAAAGGAAGGAATTAAGGTTAAGGGAGTTGAAATAAACCCCTTTGCAGTTGAAATGGCAAATAAAAACGCTGAAATAAACGGTGTGGAAGCAACTTTTTTGGTAGGAGATGCCGAATCTTTCCCGATAGGGGATTACGATACAGTTGTTGTCGATCCTCCACGAAAAGGTTTGAAAGATGGTGTAAAAACCCTAAAAAGAGAGAAACCGGAAAACATCGTTTATGTCTCATGCAACCCACAAGCATTTAGCAAAGATTATTCCCACTTGAAGGAGATTTACAAGGTAGAGGATGCCATTTTAGTTGATATGTTCCCACATACTCCCCACGTGGAGGCAGTTATAAAGCTCAAGCGGTGTTGA
- a CDS encoding pyridoxal phosphate-dependent aminotransferase, with the protein MLPQDIEEIGKDYGKNLPKGKYLDCALAYNPFGCSSRVIEEIKNIRSQAVYLYPREEEKLKEAIKAYWGVKSEQIFLGTGSMGCLQKINKLLSPGSVVLGYAPQFLPYINDARLNGAVYEYVPLGKENDFTIDVGEIIEKITEKTSFIYIDNPHNPTGQVLKLKQIEEIAEVAERKGAILIVDEAFGEFMSKKNSAINLEFPNILVTRSFSKGFGLAGLRIGYCIVKGDEMKKAISKVDFPFSVTTISLVAALKALEDQDFLRKTVEQTRKNKEKLIKVLGKSFHIARTDKSTPIFLCGGNGNTYQYFLSKEILTVPGEEFMNLDNSYVRIRIPKSAEEFIKKINTA; encoded by the coding sequence ATGCTTCCACAGGACATTGAAGAGATAGGTAAAGACTATGGGAAAAACCTGCCAAAAGGAAAATACTTGGACTGTGCCCTTGCGTATAACCCATTTGGGTGCTCTAGCAGAGTGATTGAGGAGATTAAAAACATCCGCTCTCAAGCTGTTTATCTCTACCCAAGAGAAGAGGAAAAGCTCAAAGAGGCTATAAAAGCATATTGGGGTGTAAAAAGCGAACAAATTTTCTTAGGGACAGGTTCCATGGGATGTCTCCAGAAGATCAACAAGCTCCTCTCCCCGGGTTCAGTCGTCCTTGGCTATGCTCCGCAGTTTCTTCCATATATCAACGACGCACGATTAAACGGGGCAGTTTATGAGTATGTCCCCCTTGGAAAAGAAAACGACTTTACAATAGACGTTGGGGAGATAATAGAGAAGATAACAGAAAAGACCTCATTCATTTATATCGACAATCCACATAACCCCACAGGACAGGTCTTAAAGCTAAAACAAATTGAGGAAATTGCAGAAGTAGCAGAGAGAAAAGGTGCAATCTTGATAGTAGACGAAGCTTTCGGAGAGTTCATGAGCAAGAAAAATTCAGCAATAAACCTTGAGTTTCCAAACATCCTCGTTACAAGGTCTTTCTCTAAAGGATTTGGGCTGGCTGGTCTGAGGATTGGATATTGCATTGTTAAAGGCGATGAGATGAAAAAGGCAATTTCCAAAGTTGACTTTCCTTTTTCGGTAACAACGATTTCACTTGTTGCCGCTTTAAAGGCCCTAGAGGATCAAGATTTTCTAAGAAAAACGGTAGAGCAGACAAGAAAAAACAAGGAGAAACTCATAAAGGTATTGGGCAAAAGCTTTCACATCGCAAGAACTGACAAATCAACACCAATATTCCTTTGTGGTGGAAACGGCAACACTTACCAATATTTCCTCAGCAAGGAGATTTTAACAGTACCAGGTGAGGAATTCATGAACCTTGACAACAGCTATGTTCGAATAAGGATTCCAAAAAGTGCAGAAGAATTTATAAAGAAAATCAACACCGCTTGA
- a CDS encoding sodium-dependent transporter codes for MARETWGSRVGFVAAAVGSAVGLGNIWMFPMRAGLYGGAAFLLPYLVLLFAVGVVGLTVEWTLGRATKGGPIEAFAKTLPGGKYLGILVNAIMVMIFAFYSLVLGWILRYFIASLTGELTGVNPGAFFDGLAFSKEAILWQFIVIAITVAIVAMGVQKGIERANKVMMPALFVLLVILTIRSVTLPNAYEGLRFYLLPDWSKVMSGKTWMIALSQMFFSLSVLGTTMVVYGSYLKEEDDIPLSAIATAFGDTAVAVTAGFLVFPAVFSFGLEPTAGPGLVFVTLPMVFQKMPGGMFFGALFFLLLIFAGLSSTVSMLEVYVDSAITKLNMSRRNASILLGLLTFLVGAPSAINPSYFDWLINISTVYIGPLGALIAALALIKLGVDKAYEELKKGALIEVPKLWKPWVKFLYPIVIVVIYISQFLLG; via the coding sequence GTGGCAAGAGAAACTTGGGGAAGTAGAGTAGGGTTTGTTGCAGCTGCAGTAGGAAGTGCAGTAGGGCTAGGAAACATCTGGATGTTCCCAATGAGAGCAGGTCTCTACGGTGGAGCGGCATTCTTGCTTCCATACTTAGTGTTGCTTTTTGCAGTGGGAGTAGTTGGCCTTACAGTGGAGTGGACTCTGGGAAGGGCAACTAAAGGAGGGCCCATAGAGGCATTTGCCAAAACACTACCGGGAGGAAAATACCTTGGAATACTTGTAAATGCGATAATGGTTATGATATTTGCCTTCTATTCCCTGGTGCTTGGATGGATACTTAGGTATTTCATAGCCTCTCTAACAGGAGAACTGACGGGAGTTAATCCAGGGGCGTTTTTTGACGGCCTAGCTTTCAGTAAAGAGGCTATTTTATGGCAGTTTATCGTGATAGCAATAACGGTAGCCATAGTAGCTATGGGCGTTCAAAAGGGAATTGAAAGGGCAAACAAGGTCATGATGCCTGCTTTGTTTGTGCTACTGGTGATATTAACGATAAGGAGCGTTACATTGCCAAATGCGTATGAAGGTTTGAGGTTCTATCTTCTTCCAGACTGGAGCAAAGTGATGAGTGGAAAAACTTGGATGATAGCCCTGTCGCAGATGTTCTTTTCCCTAAGCGTCTTAGGAACTACAATGGTAGTTTACGGAAGTTATCTAAAAGAGGAAGACGACATCCCATTATCGGCAATAGCAACGGCATTTGGAGATACAGCGGTAGCCGTTACAGCTGGATTTCTAGTATTTCCTGCGGTTTTTTCGTTTGGTCTTGAGCCTACAGCCGGTCCAGGGTTAGTTTTCGTAACGTTACCAATGGTATTCCAGAAAATGCCTGGAGGAATGTTTTTTGGCGCATTGTTCTTCCTCCTGCTGATATTCGCCGGGCTTTCTTCAACTGTCTCAATGCTCGAAGTTTATGTAGACTCAGCCATTACAAAGCTCAATATGAGCAGAAGAAATGCCTCAATCCTCTTAGGCCTCTTAACTTTCCTGGTAGGTGCACCTTCAGCAATTAATCCATCATACTTTGACTGGCTGATCAACATCTCAACGGTTTACATAGGGCCATTGGGAGCTTTAATAGCGGCTCTGGCACTGATAAAGCTCGGAGTGGACAAAGCGTATGAGGAACTCAAAAAAGGGGCTCTAATAGAGGTACCAAAACTCTGGAAGCCATGGGTAAAGTTCCTGTATCCAATAGTGATAGTAGTGATCTACATCTCACAATTCCTGCTGGGGTGA
- a CDS encoding RNA 2'-phosphotransferase, protein MRGKDEFLRSRERIKISKLMSYILRHAPWEFDVEVDEEGFANIEEVVRAVKKSYPWVEKEHLLWIVENDPKGRFEIRGNKIRARYGHTFDVSLDHEEDVEVKVLYHGTPRRNLEKILKEGIKSMKRKFVHLTTSKEEAYETGRRYGQDVVVILVDAECLRKKGYRIYKAGKNVRIVKFVPPECIILYE, encoded by the coding sequence ATGAGGGGCAAAGACGAGTTCTTGAGAAGCAGAGAAAGGATTAAAATTAGCAAACTAATGAGCTACATCTTAAGGCACGCTCCCTGGGAATTTGACGTTGAGGTAGATGAAGAAGGCTTTGCCAATATTGAAGAGGTTGTCAGGGCTGTTAAAAAGTCCTATCCATGGGTAGAAAAAGAGCACCTCCTCTGGATAGTCGAAAACGACCCAAAGGGCAGATTTGAGATTAGAGGAAACAAAATAAGAGCCAGATACGGACACACTTTTGATGTTTCTTTGGATCATGAGGAAGATGTTGAAGTTAAGGTTCTCTATCATGGAACTCCTCGAAGAAACCTTGAAAAGATACTAAAAGAAGGCATAAAATCGATGAAAAGAAAGTTTGTTCATCTAACAACAAGCAAAGAAGAAGCCTACGAAACAGGGCGTAGGTATGGACAAGATGTGGTGGTTATCTTGGTAGATGCTGAATGTCTGAGGAAAAAAGGCTACAGAATTTACAAAGCTGGGAAGAATGTTCGTATAGTTAAATTTGTTCCTCCTGAGTGCATAATTCTCTACGAATAA
- a CDS encoding NAD(P)/FAD-dependent oxidoreductase codes for MRIVVIGSGTAGSNFALFARKLDRKAEIIVIGKEKTMQYSPCALPFVLSGKIPKLENIIVFPNEFYEKQKIQMMLDTEAKEIDRERKVVITDKGEVPYDKLILATGSKAFVPPIKGVESEGVFTLKTMEDVKKIQAYLEKRKPRKAVVIGAGLIGLEGAVAFRELGLEVLVVELLEHLLPTMLDKDIASIVQSHLEERGVEFKFGVAVSEILGNPVRAVKIGEEEIEADLVLVATGVRANVDLAQKAGLEVNRGIVVDEYLRTSDPDIFAIGDCAEVFDAVTGKRTLSQLGTTAVRMAKVAAENVFGKGVKFRPVFNTAITELFDLEIGTFGITQERASKEGIDVVVGKFKGSTKPEYYPGGKPITVKLIFRKKDRRLIGAQIVGGERVWGRIMALSFAAQKGATVEDIAYGETAYAPPISPTIDPITVAAEMALRKFK; via the coding sequence ATGAGAATAGTGGTTATCGGTTCCGGAACAGCAGGAAGTAATTTTGCCCTCTTTGCAAGGAAGCTTGATAGAAAAGCGGAAATCATCGTGATAGGAAAAGAAAAAACAATGCAGTATTCTCCATGTGCGTTGCCCTTTGTTTTAAGCGGGAAGATACCAAAGCTGGAAAACATCATAGTATTTCCAAACGAATTCTACGAAAAACAGAAGATTCAGATGATGTTGGACACTGAGGCAAAGGAAATAGACAGAGAAAGGAAGGTCGTGATTACAGACAAAGGTGAAGTCCCTTATGATAAGCTCATCCTTGCCACAGGCTCTAAAGCGTTTGTTCCTCCAATAAAGGGCGTGGAAAGTGAAGGGGTCTTTACCCTAAAGACAATGGAGGACGTAAAGAAAATCCAAGCATATCTGGAGAAAAGAAAACCAAGAAAAGCTGTTGTGATCGGAGCGGGCTTGATAGGATTAGAAGGGGCGGTGGCATTTAGGGAGCTCGGACTGGAAGTTCTTGTTGTCGAACTGCTCGAGCATTTGCTCCCAACAATGCTGGACAAGGATATTGCCTCAATAGTCCAGTCCCATCTTGAGGAAAGGGGAGTAGAGTTTAAATTCGGCGTTGCAGTAAGTGAGATTCTTGGAAACCCTGTGAGAGCTGTTAAGATAGGAGAAGAAGAGATTGAAGCAGATCTTGTTCTTGTGGCAACTGGTGTAAGGGCTAACGTCGATCTTGCCCAAAAAGCCGGATTGGAAGTTAACAGAGGCATTGTTGTTGATGAATACCTTAGAACAAGCGATCCCGACATCTTTGCCATTGGAGACTGTGCTGAGGTCTTCGATGCGGTTACAGGAAAAAGAACGCTAAGCCAACTCGGCACTACGGCAGTAAGAATGGCAAAGGTAGCGGCGGAAAATGTCTTTGGAAAAGGTGTAAAATTCAGACCCGTTTTTAACACTGCCATAACTGAGCTCTTTGACTTAGAAATTGGGACGTTTGGGATAACTCAAGAAAGGGCAAGTAAAGAAGGTATTGACGTCGTTGTGGGCAAATTCAAGGGCTCAACAAAGCCAGAATATTATCCCGGAGGAAAACCAATAACCGTGAAGCTGATCTTTAGAAAGAAAGACAGGAGATTAATAGGAGCTCAGATAGTTGGTGGAGAGAGGGTATGGGGCAGAATAATGGCTCTTAGCTTTGCCGCTCAGAAGGGAGCAACGGTGGAAGATATAGCCTATGGAGAAACTGCCTACGCTCCTCCAATAAGCCCCACAATAGACCCGATTACAGTCGCAGCTGAAATGGCACTGAGAAAGTTTAAATGA
- the pyrH gene encoding UMP kinase, whose translation MRIVFDIGGSVLVPDKPDVEFIEEIAYQLTKISEDHEVAVVVGGGKVAREYIHAAKAFTPNETFKDYIGIHITRANAMLLIAALREKAYPFVVSDFRKAWEVMQLKKIPIMGGTHPGHTTDAVAALLAEYLQADLLVVITNVDGVYDSDPKKNPNAKKLERISTEKLVEIAMQSESKAGGSGVVDALAAKFIQRGKIRTLIIGKDDARNLFDAIKGKHKGTLVEP comes from the coding sequence ATGAGGATAGTATTCGACATTGGAGGTTCTGTTCTAGTTCCCGACAAGCCTGATGTTGAATTTATAGAGGAGATTGCCTATCAGCTGACAAAAATCAGCGAAGATCACGAGGTAGCAGTCGTCGTCGGAGGAGGAAAAGTAGCAAGAGAATACATTCACGCCGCAAAGGCTTTTACTCCAAATGAAACATTCAAAGACTATATCGGAATACACATAACAAGGGCCAACGCAATGCTCTTAATAGCGGCACTCAGAGAAAAAGCGTACCCGTTTGTGGTGAGCGATTTTAGAAAAGCGTGGGAAGTAATGCAGCTCAAAAAGATACCCATAATGGGTGGAACGCATCCCGGGCATACAACAGACGCCGTTGCTGCTCTCTTAGCCGAGTATCTCCAAGCAGATTTGCTGGTGGTTATAACAAACGTTGATGGCGTTTACGATAGCGACCCTAAAAAGAATCCAAACGCAAAGAAGCTGGAGAGGATTTCAACTGAAAAGCTCGTTGAAATAGCTATGCAGAGCGAGAGCAAAGCGGGTGGAAGTGGTGTTGTTGATGCGCTAGCGGCTAAATTCATTCAGAGGGGCAAAATAAGAACCCTAATTATCGGTAAGGATGATGCAAGAAACCTTTTCGACGCAATAAAGGGCAAACACAAGGGCACTCTAGTTGAACCTTGA
- the malP gene encoding maltodextrin phosphorylase, whose protein sequence is METVVNQIKSKLPENLEGLLDLAYNYWWSWNRRATKLWEKIDPEHWRKYKNPVKLLLDTPEERLKELSKDDDFINLYELVIDQFRHYMNPESTWFSTNYPKWEEPVIYLCMEYGISKSLPIYSGGLGILAGDHIKTASDLGIPLIAIGLLYKHGYFKQEIDKDGKQIEVFPEYNPEEMPIKPLTTEKGEPLLIEVPIEDKIVYARAFEVNVGRVKLYLLDTDVPQNSPDDRTICDYLYNAEIDKRIKQEILLGIGGMRLLRMLGIDPAVIHLNEGHPAFANFQRIAWYMEEGLNFLEALTVVRGTTIFTTHTPVPAGHDKFPIAEVEKRLAKFLEGLPKDEFLNLGREGDQFNMTLLSIRTSSYVNAVSKLHSKVTKEMWRHLWNGVPLDEIPVEGITNGVHTKTWLHNEIKKLVDRYIGRVWRDYAELEGLWYGVERIPDEELWEAHLKAKREFIELIKRKIKERNERLGIEEPLPEIDENALIIGFARRFATYKRATLILTDLERLKKIVNNPERPVYIIFGGKAHPRDEAGKEFLRRVYEVSQMPEFKNKIIVFENYDMGSARAMVAGVDVWLNNPRRPLEASGTSGMKAGLNGVLNLSVYDGWWVEGYNGKNGWVIGDESLEPETEKDDIRDAQSLYELLENEVIPTYYENRARWIYMMKESIKSIAPRFSTHRMVKEYVDKFYSKALANAILLQRDSFKAAREIASWKAKIFNSWDKVEIERIITHDATGVEVIVNLDGLSPEDVKVEIYYGVKAEGYAIEKPYVIELKHPQSLGGNRWLYRYEGNALKNLGHPCWHYAVRVYPYHDKLPHKFLLGLIKWKGFF, encoded by the coding sequence ATGGAAACTGTTGTTAATCAGATAAAATCAAAACTTCCAGAAAATTTGGAAGGTCTTTTGGATCTAGCCTATAACTACTGGTGGAGCTGGAATAGGAGAGCCACAAAACTCTGGGAAAAAATAGATCCCGAACACTGGCGGAAATATAAAAACCCTGTTAAACTTCTCCTCGATACTCCAGAGGAGAGATTAAAGGAGCTTTCAAAAGATGATGATTTTATAAACCTCTATGAACTCGTAATTGATCAGTTCAGGCATTACATGAACCCAGAAAGCACATGGTTCTCAACCAATTATCCAAAATGGGAAGAGCCCGTAATATATCTGTGTATGGAGTACGGGATAAGCAAGAGCCTCCCAATTTATTCCGGTGGACTTGGAATACTTGCCGGTGATCACATAAAGACGGCAAGCGATTTGGGAATACCGCTTATAGCTATCGGTCTTCTTTACAAGCACGGATATTTCAAACAAGAAATTGACAAAGATGGGAAACAGATAGAGGTGTTTCCAGAGTACAACCCAGAGGAAATGCCGATTAAGCCCCTAACCACGGAGAAAGGAGAGCCACTCCTCATAGAAGTACCAATAGAGGATAAAATAGTGTATGCAAGAGCCTTTGAAGTCAATGTCGGTAGGGTAAAGTTGTATCTTCTCGATACCGATGTTCCTCAAAACTCTCCGGATGATAGGACCATCTGTGACTACCTCTACAACGCTGAGATAGACAAGAGAATAAAGCAGGAGATACTCTTAGGCATTGGTGGAATGAGGCTTTTAAGAATGCTGGGAATTGATCCAGCTGTTATTCACCTTAATGAAGGACATCCAGCGTTTGCAAACTTCCAAAGAATAGCATGGTATATGGAGGAGGGTCTAAACTTTTTGGAAGCTTTAACTGTCGTAAGGGGCACAACGATTTTTACAACCCACACTCCCGTGCCGGCTGGACATGACAAATTCCCAATAGCAGAAGTTGAGAAGAGACTTGCCAAATTCCTTGAAGGCCTTCCAAAGGATGAATTCCTTAATTTAGGCAGAGAGGGAGATCAGTTCAACATGACCCTCCTCTCAATAAGAACCTCGAGCTATGTAAACGCTGTGAGTAAGCTCCATTCAAAGGTAACTAAAGAAATGTGGAGACACCTCTGGAACGGTGTTCCCTTAGACGAGATTCCGGTAGAGGGCATCACAAACGGAGTTCACACAAAAACATGGCTTCATAACGAGATAAAGAAGCTCGTCGATAGGTACATTGGAAGAGTATGGAGAGATTATGCAGAGCTCGAGGGTCTCTGGTATGGAGTGGAGAGAATTCCAGATGAGGAACTCTGGGAAGCCCATTTAAAGGCAAAAAGAGAGTTCATAGAACTAATCAAAAGGAAGATAAAAGAGAGAAACGAGCGCCTTGGAATTGAAGAGCCTCTACCCGAAATAGATGAGAACGCCTTAATAATAGGCTTTGCAAGGCGTTTTGCAACCTATAAACGGGCGACGCTAATTTTAACCGATTTGGAGAGGCTGAAAAAGATAGTTAACAACCCAGAAAGACCCGTGTACATAATTTTTGGAGGAAAAGCCCATCCAAGGGATGAAGCAGGCAAGGAGTTCCTCAGGAGGGTCTATGAAGTATCCCAGATGCCCGAATTTAAGAACAAAATCATAGTGTTTGAGAACTACGATATGGGCTCTGCAAGGGCCATGGTGGCAGGGGTCGATGTGTGGCTCAACAATCCAAGAAGACCACTAGAAGCAAGCGGAACCAGTGGAATGAAAGCAGGTTTAAACGGCGTTTTGAATTTGAGCGTCTATGATGGGTGGTGGGTCGAAGGTTACAACGGCAAAAACGGATGGGTCATAGGAGATGAAAGTCTCGAACCGGAAACAGAGAAAGATGACATTAGAGACGCTCAGAGCCTCTATGAACTCCTTGAAAATGAAGTAATCCCCACATACTACGAGAACAGGGCAAGATGGATTTACATGATGAAGGAGAGCATAAAGAGCATCGCACCAAGGTTCAGCACCCACAGAATGGTAAAAGAGTACGTTGACAAGTTCTACTCAAAAGCTCTGGCAAATGCTATCCTTCTCCAGAGAGACAGCTTTAAAGCAGCAAGGGAAATTGCATCGTGGAAAGCGAAGATCTTCAACTCTTGGGATAAGGTAGAGATAGAGCGCATTATAACCCATGATGCCACTGGAGTTGAAGTTATAGTAAACCTCGACGGCCTAAGCCCAGAGGATGTAAAGGTTGAAATTTATTACGGAGTCAAAGCAGAAGGATATGCAATAGAAAAACCCTACGTCATAGAGCTTAAACACCCTCAAAGTCTCGGAGGCAACAGATGGCTTTATCGCTATGAAGGGAACGCACTCAAAAATCTCGGTCATCCCTGCTGGCACTATGCCGTTAGAGTTTATCCATACCATGACAAGCTTCCCCACAAGTTTTTACTTGGTCTTATCAAATGGAAGGGATTTTTTTGA